The genomic segment GGCGCCGCGGCCGGCTACCGCGAAAGCGGCTACTCGGCCCCCTACGCGCCAGGGCGTTCCTACGACGGGGCATGGTTCAAGCCGGTCCAGGCGCCCCGGCCCGGCCGGGACTTCGCCACCTACTTCACCAGCTCCAACACGCTCCAGTGGAACATCCCGATGCTCTCGGGCGGCGACGACGGACACACCGGGTTCGGCGGAACCGCCAGGACCGCACTGCTGCGCGGCGACACCCAGGTGGCGGCGTCCAACTCCCGCTCGGGCAGGGCGTACAACCTGACCCGGGGCGCGTACCGGCTGGTGGCGACCGGGGCACGCACCGGCTCGGCCTGGACCACCTCGACAGCCACGAACACCACGTGGGGATTCGACTACCAGCCGCTGCCCGCAGCCCCGGCGGCACGCGCGAACCTGCCCCTGCTCGACCTCGGCTACGACGTCGACACCGACCTGCAGGGCTCGGCGCGGGCCGGCAAGAAGCTCGACATCGGCCTGCACGCGGCCACGTTCCCCGGTGACGTGACGGCGGACGCCGCAACCCTCCAGGTGTCCTACGACGACGGAGCGACCTGGCAGGACGCGAAGCTGAAGCGGGCCGGCGACGGACGCTGGACGACGACGCTGAGCACGCCGCGCCACGCCGGGTCGGTGTCCCTGCGCGCCGGTGCCACCGCGCCGGGCGGGCTCTCGGTCCAGCAGGACGTCATCAGGGCGCTCACTCTGCGCTGACCGGGAGGACGCCGACAGAGGAAGAGAATGACGGGGGCCAGGTGTGACAGAGACGCGGGTGGCTCGGCACGCCGGACCGCCCCGCCTCCGTCACACCCAGCCCCTGTCCCTGGCGTGCCAGCCCAGCTGGAGACGCGTGGTCGCGTCGGCCCTCGTCATGAGCGCCTGGAGCCTGCGCTGCACCGTCCGCACCGACATTCCCAGCTGACCGGCGACGGCCGTGTCCGTGAGGCCCGCGAAGAGCAGCCGCAGGATGTGCGCGTCGACGGAGTCGATGTCCGCGTGCGGCACCTCTCCGTAGGGACGGGCACGCTCCCACACCTGGTCGAACAGCTCCCGGGCCACGTGCGCGAGTCCACCGCGCAGCACGACGGCCGGGTCGACACCGGCATCCCTTCCGCGCAGCGGCAGCATCGCCACCGCCCGGTCGCAGAGGATCAGCTTGTAGGGGACCTCGGCGACAGTACGGACGTGGACGCCGTCGGCGAGGGACTGCGCCACGTGGACCGCCGCACCCTCCTCGCCCAGGAACCCCTGGTCGATGACGGCCCGCACCCGCACGTCGCGGGAGAGGGCCGTCACCTCCTGGCTGTCTGCCGGGACGACGGCCTCCGGCGCGCCCGCGGAGAAGATGTCGAGGGAACTGCGGGCGGAGAGCTGGAGCTGGAGGTAGCGGGCGCGGATCGCGGCGGTGCCCTCGACGATCTCCACGAGATCGCGCTGGGTCGGATCGGCCGTCGCCAGACGGTAGGTCTCCGCGAACCGTGCGACGGTGAGTTCGGCACGGTGAAGGCGTTCGCGCTGGGCCGCGAGTTCGGCGCCGAGCGCTACGGCGGGCGGAGCCGCCGTCCAGCGCGGGCCGTCGGCCGCCCGTACGACCAGCCCCCGGTCCACCAGGGTGCGCAGTGCGGCGCCGATCCGCCGCGTCGACAGCGCGACCGCGTCGGCCAGCTCTTCGTATCCCGACGAGGGACGCTCTATCAACACCTCGTAGACGGCGTTCTCGTCCGCTTCGAGTCCGAGATCCTCCAGGCCCATCGCAGCACCCGCCTCCGCTCTTCTTCCACGTGCCGAACCTCAGGAACCCAAGCGCCGCACGTCGCCGCGTGGGCCCCGTGACGGAGGCCGACGTCCCGGTAACCGCATCGGTACACGGGATCAGGAGCTCAGACGGCCCCTGCGCGCCGCTTGGATGCCCGCCTGGAAACGGGTCTCGGCGCTCAGACTCGCCATCAGGCGGCTGATCCTGCGACGCACCGTGTGCACATGCAGGTCCAGACGTCTGGCGATGGCCTCGTCCTTCAGCCCGGCGGCCAGCATCGTCAGCAGCTCAGCGTCCTCGTCGGTGACCGCGTCCGTGCCACCGGCCCCGATCGGCAGAGCGCGTTCCCAGATCTCCTCGAACAGGGGCACCAGGGCGTTGCTCAGGAGAGAGTCGGTGGCCACCACGGCCGCCTGGGAGGGGTCGGCGACATCGTTCGGGGGGAGGAGGGTGACCTGTCGGTCCACGGTGATGAGTTTGGTCGGCAGATCCGGCGCCACGCGTATCTCCACCCCCTGCTCCGCCAGTTCGCCCAGACCGCGAGCGCGCCCGGGGAATTCCAGGCCCGTGCGGTCCACCACCACACGCACCCGCACACCACGCCGGACGAGATCGCCGACCGCCAGCGGGGTCGGCACACCGTCCGGAGCGCTCCTGGCGTAGGGCGGCCGGTCGAGCAGGCTGACCTCGGTCTGTGCGGAGGTGAGAAGGGCGGTCACCCTTTCGGATATGGCCTGTTGGCCCCTCACCGTCTCGATGCCCGCGCCCCGGGGCGGCGCCGCCCGGCCCAGCACCTCGGCGGCCAGGCGGTCGACCGAAGCGGTGAGCACCTCCAGTTCCGAGGAGGCGTCTAGGAGTTGTGCGCGGCGCAGGTGGATCTGGTTGCGGATGGCGGTGGTGGGGTTGACCGCGACGGGAAGCAAGCCGTCGGCAGAGCTGGAGCGGACGAATCCGTAGATCTTCAACTGGGTCAAAGACACGTCGAGTCGACGCGACGTCATGTCGAGGCTCCGGGCGAGCTCCATCCGGTCCTCGTGCTGTGTTGTCCCCAGCAGCACCTCGTAGACGGCGAGTTCGTCGTCTCCGAGGCCCAGGGACCGCCACAGATCCCGTGTCTGCTCCATGCCTTGATCACATCCTGACTTCACCGGCCGCTCGTGAGCGGCCGCCGTGCTTGTCGTGCCGTCCGGCGCGGGGGCAGGCGCGGGCCGAGGGCTCCGCCACGCGGACCGGCGCCGCAGGGCCCGTAGGCAGAGCCCGGTGCGACGATCCGGGCCGATGCGCGGAGGTGCTCTCCCGGGAACGGCGACGGACCCCGGACGCTAGTCCGTCGCCGTTACTCGGGCATTACACGCCAACCCGGTTCCGGAGCAGGCAGGTTGGTTATGCGCCGGTTCGCCCGACAGCTCCGGCCACACATGTGGGCACGCACACAAGTGTGTACAGGGAACGCATTGTTCATCCTCCGTGCCGGTACTTGCATGGCCGCATCGGAAAGCGGTTCACACACTCGTGCCAC from the Streptomyces sp. NBC_01335 genome contains:
- a CDS encoding helix-turn-helix domain-containing protein, giving the protein MGLEDLGLEADENAVYEVLIERPSSGYEELADAVALSTRRIGAALRTLVDRGLVVRAADGPRWTAAPPAVALGAELAAQRERLHRAELTVARFAETYRLATADPTQRDLVEIVEGTAAIRARYLQLQLSARSSLDIFSAGAPEAVVPADSQEVTALSRDVRVRAVIDQGFLGEEGAAVHVAQSLADGVHVRTVAEVPYKLILCDRAVAMLPLRGRDAGVDPAVVLRGGLAHVARELFDQVWERARPYGEVPHADIDSVDAHILRLLFAGLTDTAVAGQLGMSVRTVQRRLQALMTRADATTRLQLGWHARDRGWV
- a CDS encoding helix-turn-helix transcriptional regulator, whose product is MEQTRDLWRSLGLGDDELAVYEVLLGTTQHEDRMELARSLDMTSRRLDVSLTQLKIYGFVRSSSADGLLPVAVNPTTAIRNQIHLRRAQLLDASSELEVLTASVDRLAAEVLGRAAPPRGAGIETVRGQQAISERVTALLTSAQTEVSLLDRPPYARSAPDGVPTPLAVGDLVRRGVRVRVVVDRTGLEFPGRARGLGELAEQGVEIRVAPDLPTKLITVDRQVTLLPPNDVADPSQAAVVATDSLLSNALVPLFEEIWERALPIGAGGTDAVTDEDAELLTMLAAGLKDEAIARRLDLHVHTVRRRISRLMASLSAETRFQAGIQAARRGRLSS